The following proteins come from a genomic window of Panthera leo isolate Ple1 chromosome E2, P.leo_Ple1_pat1.1, whole genome shotgun sequence:
- the LOC122208539 gene encoding EP300-interacting inhibitor of differentiation 2-like isoform X1, which yields MSELPPDSGVRQTDAANGHRDAPRAEVGGGRREPAPAGPAEPGEGPVAAPGEARDAQVARVLAEPAEEEGAQARPRSRPGNGPGLAALPYLRLRHPLSVLGINYQQFLRHYLEHYPIAPGRIQELGERRRRFVEACRAREAAFDAEYQRNPQRMDFDILTFTVALTASEVINPLIEELGCDKYISRE from the coding sequence ATGTCCGAGCTGCCCCCCGACAGCGGTGTCCGGCAGACGGACGCGGCGAATGGCCACCGCGACGCCCCGCGGGCGGAGGTAGGCGGCGGGAGGCGGGAGCCGGCCCCGGCGGGGCCTGCGGAGCCCGGGGAAGGTCCGGTGGCGGCGCCCGGGGAGGCCCGCGACGCACAGGTAGCCCGAGTGTTGGCGGAGCCAGCGGAGGAAGAGGGTGCGCAGGCCAGACCCCGATCCCGGCCCGGGAACGGCCCGGGGCTGGCTGCGTTGCCGTACCTCCGCCTCCGCCACCCACTTAGCGTTTTAGGAATCAATTACCAGCAGTTCCTGCGCCACTACCTGGAACACTACCCGATCGCTCCGGGCAGAATTCAGGAGCTGGGAGAACGCCGCAGGAGGTTTGTGGAGGCCTGCAGAGCCCGGGAAGCAGCGTTTGATGCCGAGTACCAGCGGAATCCCCAGAGGATGGATTTTGACATTTTGACATTTACGGTAGCCCTCACTGCGTCCGAGGTCATCAATCCTCTGATAGAGGAACTTGGTTGTGACAAGTACATAAGTAGAGAATAG
- the LOC122208538 gene encoding ferritin light chain-like, with translation MPHLQCARRSAGSASCFNRAWTDQTQGHPLFQPQTTLQPPLQSQPPEPPSQPPSAPGANQHRFLSLAPCCRPIMSSQGRQNYSPEVEASVNCLVNMHLRASNTYLSLGFYFDSSDVALQGLGHFFRELALKKREGAQRLLKLQNQRSGSALFQDVQKPSHDEWGKALDAMETALVLEKNLNEAILDLRALGSARADAHLCDFLENHFLGEEVKLIKQMGSHLTNLRRLAGPQAALGDYLFERLTFKLD, from the coding sequence ATGCCACATCTGCAGTGCGCCCGGCGGTCCGCTGGATCTGCCTCGTGCTTCAACAGAGCTTGGACTGACCAGACCCAGGGGCACCCCTTATTCCAGCCTCAGACCACCCTCCAGCCGCCTTTACAGTCTCAACCCCCGGAACCACCTTCTCAGCCACCCTCTGCCCCTGGGGCCAACCAACACCGTTTTTTGAGCTTAGCGCCTTGTTGCCGACCAATCATGAGCTCTCAGGGGCGTCAGAATTATTCCCCCGAGGTGGAGGCCTCCGTCAACTGCCTGGTCAACATGCATCTGCGGGCCTCCAACACCTacctctctctgggcttctattTCGACAGCAGCGATGTGGCTCTGCAGGGCTTGGGCCACTTCTTCCGCGAGTTAGCCCTGAAGAAGCGCGAGGGTGCCCAGCGGCTCTTGAAGTTGCAAAACCAGCGGAGCGGCAGCGCGCTCTTCCAGGACGTGCAGAAGCCGTCGCACGATGAGTGGGGTAAAGCCCTGGACGCCATGGAAACGGCTCTAGTCCTGGAGAAGAACCTGAACGAGGCAATTTTGGATCTGCGTGCCCTGGGTTCTGCCCGTGCCGACGCtcatctctgtgacttcctgGAGAACCACTTCCTGGGCGAGGAGGTGAAACTCATCAAGCAGATGGGCAGCCACCTGACTAACCTCCGCAGGCTGGCCGGCCCTCAGGCCGCGCTGGGCGACTATCTCTTCGAAAGGCTCACCTTCAAGCTCGACTAG
- the DLL3 gene encoding delta-like protein 3 codes for MVSPQMAQLLSRTVILALLFLPQAGPAGVFELQIHSFGPGPGPGAPRSPCSAQGPCRLFFRVCLKPGVSEEAGESPCALGAALSARGPVYTQQPGAQAPDLPLPDGFMRVPFREAWPGTFSLIIETWREELEQIGGPAWSLLARVAGRRRLAAGGPWARDVQRAGAWELRFSYRARCEPPAVGAACARLCRSRSAPSRCGPELRPCAPVEDECEAAPACRAGCSPDHGFCEQPNECRCLEGWTGPLCTIPVSSSCLTPRGPSSAATGCLVPRPGPCDGNPCANGGSCSETSGSFECACPRGFYGLRCEVSGVTCADGPCFNGGLCVGGADPDSAYVCHCPPGFQGSNCEKRVDRCSLKPCRNGGLCLDLGHALRCRCRAGFAGPRCEHDLDDCTGRACANGGTCLEGGGARRCSCALGFGGRDCRERADPCAARPCAHGGRCYAHFSGLVCACAPGYMGARCEFPVHPVGVDDGTGALPAALPGLRQGDPQRFLLPPALGLLVAAGLAGTALLLVHVRRRGPVRDTGSRLLAGTPEPSVHALPDALNNRRTQEGSEDAPSQPADWSHPEDGDSRAIYVISAPSVYAREA; via the exons ATGGTCAGCCCGCAGATGGCCCAGCTCCTGTCCCGGACGGTGATCCTGGcgcttcttttccttccccag GCAGGGCCGGCAGGCGTCTTCGAGCTGCAGATCCACTCTTTTGGGCCGGGACCAGGCCCGGGGGCCCCGCGGTCCCCCTGCAGCGCCCAGGGCCCGTGCCGCCTCTTCTTTAGGGTCTGCCTGAAGCCAGGGGTCTCCGAAGAGGCCGGCGAATCTCCGTGCGCCCTAGGCGCGGCGCTGAGTGCGCGCGGACCGGTCTATACCCAGCAGCCTGGAGCGCAGGCACCTGACCTGCCGCTGCCCGACGGCTTCATGCGCGTGCCCTTCCGGGAAGCCTGGCCG GGCACCTTCTCTCTCATCATCGAAACCTGGAGAGAAGAGTTAGAACAGATTGGCG GGCCCGCCTGGAGCCTTCTGGCGCGCGTGGCCGGCCGGCGCCGCCTAGCGGCCGGGGGCCCGTGGGCGCGGGATGTGCAGCGCGCAGGCGCCTGGGAACTACGTTTCTCCTACCGCGCGCGCTGCGAGCCGCCCGCCGTCGGGGCCGCATGCGCGCGCCTCTGCCGCTCGCGCAGCGCCCCCTCGCGGTGCGGCCCAGAATTGCGCCCCTGCGCGCCGGTCGAGGACGAGTGCGAGGCAGCGC CGGCATGTCGGGCCGGCTGCAGTCCAGACCACGGCTTCTGTGAGCAGCCCAATGAATGTCGATGCCTGGAGGGCTGGACTGGGCCCCTCTGCACCATCCCTGTCTCCAGCAGCTGCCTCACTCCCAGGGGCCCATCCTCTGCTGCCACTGGATGCCTTGTACCCAGGCCTGGGCCCTGTGATGGGAACCCATGTGCCAACGGGGGCAGCTGCAGT GAGACATCAGGATCCTTCGAATGCGCCTGTCCCCGCGGGTTCTACGGATTGCGGTGTGAGGTGAGCGGGGTGACGTGTGCGGATGGACCTTGCTTCAATGGCGGCTTGTGTGTGGGAGGCGCAGACCCTGACTCTGCCTACGTCTGCCACTGTCCACCCGGTTTCCAAGGCTCCAACTGTGAGAAGAGAGTGGACCGGTGCAGCCTGAAACCGTGCCGGAACG GCGGGCTCTGCCTGGACCTGGGCCACGCCCTGCGCTGCCGCTGCCGCGCCGGCTTCGCGGGGCCGCGTTGCGAGCACGACCTGGACGACTGCACCGGCCGCGCCTGCGCCAACGGCGGCACGTGCCTGGAGGGTGGTGGCGCGCGACGCTGCTCCTGCGCACTGGGCTTCGGCGGCCGTGACTGCCGCGAGCGCGCCGACCCGTGTGCCGCGCGCCCCTGCGCCCACGGCGGCCGCTGCTACGCCCACTTCTCCGGCCTCGTCTGCGCCTGCGCGCCCGGCTACATGGGCGCGCGCTGCGAGTTTCCGGTTCACCCCGTCGGCGTGGACGACGGCACAGGCGCGTTGCCCGCGGCCCTACCAGGCCTGAGGCAGGGGGATCCCCAGCGCTTCCTTTTGCCCCCGGCTTTGGGACTGCTGGTGGCCGCGGGCTTGGCAGGCACTGCGCTCTTGCTGGTCCACGTGCGACGCCGTGGTCCTGTCAGGGATACTGGGTCTCGCTTGCTGGCGGGGACCCCGGAGCCATCGGTGCATGCGCTACCAGACGCACTCAACAACCGGAGAACGCAGGAGGGTTCCGAGGATGCCCCGAG CCAGCCCGCGGACTGGAGTCACCCCGAAGATGGAGACTCTCGTGCGATTTACGTCATATCTGCGCCTTCCGTCTATGCCCGGGAG GCCTGA
- the SELENOV gene encoding selenoprotein V → MNNQARAPNPSPARVLALVRASTPVGSSIPVRIPTPARASTPARTRNPTQTPVRAPNPVQISARAPNPAQTLVRAPRPVQIPARTPDPPQTSTPGRAPNPVRISAPARAQSPAQTPTPVQTPASAWTPTLVQTPTPVQTPTPVWTETPVQTPTAVGTPTRVQTLTPVQIPTRVRTLTPVQIPTRVRTPTPIRTPTLARIPAPASFPVGVPITAVAPASESLGNSAPPLDPPSESAPEPPVWPDRDLSPTPSVKHFPSVANGFGSITQESLPALTPTAADFLGPTLGSTSRADSSATKLMDSTPDSIPAPILETDSFATAFTSTFENLPEDSKILIRVIYCGLUSYSLRYILLRKSLELQFPDCLRFEEERSAQATGEFEVFVDGKLVHSKKKGDGFVDEARLQKIVSIIDEEIRKR, encoded by the exons ATGAACAACCAGGCGCGGGCCCCAAACCCCTCCCCGGCCCGGGTCTTGGCCTTGGTCCGGGCTTCGACCCCGGTCGGGTCCTCGATCCCGGTCCGCATCCCAACTCCTGCCCGGGCCTCGACCCCAGCCCGCACCCGGAATCCCACCCAGACCCCGGTCCGGGCCCCGAATCCCGTCCAGATCTCGGCCCGGGCCCCGAATCCCGCCCAGACCCTTGTCCGGGCCCCGCGTCCCGTCCAGATCCCGGCCCGGACCCCAGATCCCCCCCAGACCTCGACCCCGGGCCGGGCCCCGAATCCCGTCCGGATCTCGGCCCCGGCCCGGGCCCAGAGTCCCGCTCAGACCCCGACTCCTGTCCAGACCCCGGCCTCAGCCTGGACCCCCACTCTCGTCCAGACCCCGACTCCGGTCCAAACCCCAACCCCAGTCTGGACTGAGACTCCTGTCCAGACCCCGACTGCCGTCGGGACTCCGACCCGGGTCCAGACACTGACTCCAGTACAGATCCCGACCCGGGTCCGGACCCTGACTCCGGTACAGATCCCGACCCGGGTCCGGACGCCCACTCCGATCAGGACCCCGACTCTGGCCCGgatcccagccccagcctcaTTCCCAGTCGGGGTCCCGATCACGGCCGTTGCCCCTGCGTCGGAATCCTTAGGGAACTCAGCCCCACCTTTGGATCCACCCTCAGAATCTGCTCCGGAGCCCCCTGTGTGGCCGGACAGGGATCTTTCACCGACACCCAGTGTGAAGCACTTCCCATCAGTCGCCAATGGATTCGGCTCTATCACCCAAGAGTCCCTTCCTGCCCTCACTCCAACGGCCGCTGATTTCCTGGGGCCCACCCTTGGGTCAACCTCGAGGGCAGACTCATCAGCCACCAAGTTGATGGATTCCACTCCCGATTCTATTCCGGCGCCCATCCTGGAGACCGACTCCTTCGCCACCGCTTTCACCTCCACCTTCGAGAACTTACCGGAGGACAGCAAGATCCTGATTCGAGTGATCTACTG CGGCCTCTGAAGCTACAGCCTTCGG TACATTCTACTGAGAAAGAGTCTGGAGCTGCAATTTCCAGATTGTCTACGCTTT GAGGAGGAAAGATCTGCCCAGGCTACGGGGGAGTTTGAAGTGTTTGTGGATGGAAAACTGGTCCATTCAAAGAAG AAAGGCGATGGCTTTGTGGATGAGGCCAGGCTGCAGAAGATTGTGAGCATTATCGATGAGGAAATTAGGAAAAGGTAG
- the LOC122208539 gene encoding EP300-interacting inhibitor of differentiation 2-like isoform X2: protein MSELPPDSGVRQTDAANGHRDAPRAEQFLRHYLEHYPIAPGRIQELGERRRRFVEACRAREAAFDAEYQRNPQRMDFDILTFTVALTASEVINPLIEELGCDKYISRE, encoded by the exons ATGTCCGAGCTGCCCCCCGACAGCGGTGTCCGGCAGACGGACGCGGCGAATGGCCACCGCGACGCCCCGCGGGCGGAG CAGTTCCTGCGCCACTACCTGGAACACTACCCGATCGCTCCGGGCAGAATTCAGGAGCTGGGAGAACGCCGCAGGAGGTTTGTGGAGGCCTGCAGAGCCCGGGAAGCAGCGTTTGATGCCGAGTACCAGCGGAATCCCCAGAGGATGGATTTTGACATTTTGACATTTACGGTAGCCCTCACTGCGTCCGAGGTCATCAATCCTCTGATAGAGGAACTTGGTTGTGACAAGTACATAAGTAGAGAATAG